A genomic window from Luteitalea sp. includes:
- a CDS encoding LacI family DNA-binding transcriptional regulator, whose protein sequence is MATIFDVAKRARVSTATVSAVLNHTAYVSPALKARVTGAVHELNYQPNLVARSLARQRTQTLGMIALNIANPFWPAVVRGVEDGARSRRYELLLANSDDDPEKEAQSLRLFLAKRVDGILLTKARGRIPVDVAEQIKTLGVPLVQLMRFGMGLRSDVVTVDEEGGAYEAVAHLVRLGYRRIAMLNGPQVSTSRRRFVGYKEALEAGGLAVDPDLVVSGDFRVEAGYDAGITLLKRKPDAVFVANYMSAVGFMAALRQYQIRCPDDIGLVTCDDHPWLEAFSPRLTTINLPKYEIGQAAAELLINTLDPPEGQKRLRGFKTVVLKTSLLIRESCGYHLRAGRGAKPGR, encoded by the coding sequence ATGGCCACGATCTTCGATGTCGCCAAGCGCGCCCGCGTCTCGACGGCCACCGTCTCCGCCGTCCTCAACCACACGGCCTACGTCAGCCCCGCTCTCAAGGCGCGCGTCACCGGCGCGGTCCACGAGCTCAACTACCAGCCCAACCTCGTCGCCCGCAGCCTCGCACGCCAGCGGACCCAGACGCTCGGCATGATCGCCCTCAACATCGCCAACCCGTTCTGGCCCGCCGTCGTCCGGGGCGTCGAAGACGGCGCGCGCAGCCGCCGCTACGAGCTGCTGCTCGCCAACAGCGACGACGACCCCGAGAAGGAAGCGCAGTCCCTCCGGCTGTTCCTCGCCAAGCGCGTCGATGGGATCCTGCTGACCAAGGCTCGCGGCCGGATCCCCGTCGACGTCGCCGAGCAGATCAAGACGCTCGGCGTGCCGCTCGTCCAGTTGATGCGCTTCGGCATGGGCCTCCGCTCCGACGTGGTGACAGTCGACGAAGAGGGCGGCGCGTACGAAGCCGTGGCGCATCTGGTGCGTCTCGGCTATCGCAGGATCGCCATGCTGAACGGCCCGCAGGTCAGCACATCGCGGCGCCGCTTCGTCGGCTACAAGGAGGCGCTCGAGGCGGGCGGCCTCGCCGTCGATCCAGACCTCGTCGTGTCCGGCGACTTCCGTGTCGAGGCGGGCTACGACGCCGGCATCACGCTGCTCAAGCGGAAGCCGGACGCCGTGTTCGTCGCAAACTACATGAGCGCCGTCGGCTTCATGGCGGCGCTGCGCCAATACCAGATCCGTTGCCCTGACGACATCGGCCTCGTCACGTGCGACGATCACCCGTGGCTCGAGGCGTTCTCGCCGCGGCTGACGACCATCAACCTTCCGAAGTACGAGATCGGACAGGCGGCGGCCGAGCTCCTCATCAACACGCTCGACCCGCCCGAGGGCCAGAAGAGGCTGCGCGGCTTCAAGACCGTCGTGTTGAAGACGTCGCTGCTCATCCGCGAGTCGTGCGGCTATCACCTGCGCGCCGGTCGCGGCGCGAAGCCCGGCCGGTAG